One Silene latifolia isolate original U9 population chromosome 4, ASM4854445v1, whole genome shotgun sequence DNA segment encodes these proteins:
- the LOC141652157 gene encoding flavonol 3-O-glucosyltransferase UGT89B1-like has product MFISTPTKPGNKTHILVVPFPAQGHMIPLIDFIHHLSTLTPTTTITILTTPKNLHLLTPLLTTTNNNIIPLILPFPATSSASTPEHVQGLPPNAVRQFIPTLSLLLPSLRLWFESHPSPPTLIISDFFAGWMHRFAIEMGIKRVVFSPSGGFMLSLMYSLWTNMPKKRNDDVQEDDVVLFRDVPNCPKYPWRQLSYMYRSYVEGDADSEFIKKCFIDDMASWGLVVNSFDGLERVYLDHLMDVLGHDRVWAVGPLLSPRGIDSRGGSSAVDLDFISGWLDTCGDIKVVYVSFGTQALLSTRQTEVVAEALEASGIRFIWSVRDPLPTAGDDSVLHGFEDRVACRGMVIKGWAPQVAILKHKAIGTFFTHCGWNSILEGLIAGVGMLAWPMGADQYANATLIVDQLKVGVRVCEGPETVPDPNSLARIIAESVNGDILDRKLIEKLHADCLEAVSENGSSSKALAQLVNKLTE; this is encoded by the coding sequence ATGTTCATTTCCACCCCAACCAAACCCGGAAACAAAACCCATATCTTAGTAGTCCCATTCCCAGCACAAGGCCACATGATCCCACTAATAGACTTCATCCACCACCTCTCCACCCTCACTCCCACCACAACCATAACAATCCTAACAACTCCCAAAAATCTCCATCTCCTCACGCCTCTcctcaccaccaccaacaacaacatcatccctCTAATCCTTCCTTTCCCCGCCACCTCTTCCGCTTCCACTCCTGAACACGTCCAAGGCCTCCCACCCAATGCCGTCCGCCAATTCATCCCCACCTTATCCCTCCTCCTACCCTCCTTACGTCTCTGGTTCGAATCCCACCCTTCTCCTCCTACTCTTATCATTTCCGACTTCTTCGCTGGTTGGATGCATCGTTTTGCTATCGAGATGGGGATTAAACGCGTCGTTTTTTCTCCCTCTGGTGGCTTCATGTTGTCCTTGATGTACTCCCTTTGGACGAACATGCCCAAGAAGAGGAATGACGATGTCCAAGAAGACGACGTCGTTTTGTTTCGTGACGTGCCTAATTGTCCGAAATACCCTTGGCGCCAACTTTCGTATATGTATCGATCCTACGTGGAGGGAGATGCTGACTCGGAGTTTATTAAGAAATGTTTTATTGATGACATGGCAAGTTGGGGTCTTGTGGTCAACTCTTTTGACGGGTTGGAACGGGTTTATTTGGATCATTTGATGGATGTGTTGGGTCATGATCGGGTATGGGCTGTAGGTCCGTTACTGTCTCCTCGTGGGATCGATTCCCGAGGCGGGTCCAGTGCGGTTGACCTTGATTTTATTTCGGGTTGGTTAGATACGTGTGGCGATATTAAGGTAGTCTACGTCTCGTTTGGGACACAGGCTTTGTTGAGTACACGTCAAACGGAAGTCGTGGCAGAAGCGTTAGAAGCAAGTGGGATTCGGTTTATATGGTCCGTGAGAGACCCGTTACCAACCGCAGGGGATGACTCGGTCCTTCACGGGTTTGAAGACCGTGTGGCTTGCCGGGGGATGGTTATTAAGGGGTGGGCACCCCAAGTGGCGATACTCAAACACAAAGCTATAGGGACTTTTTTTACGCACTGTGGTTGGAACTCGATTCTTGAAGGGTTGATAGCAGGTGTAGGGATGCTTGCGTGGCCTATGGGAGCTGATCAATATGCGAACGCTACATTGATTGTAGACCAGTTGAAGGTCGGGGTCAGGGTCTGCGAGGGGCCAGAGACGGTTCCTGATCCAAACTCTTTGGCACGAATCATAGCCGAGTCTGTAAACGGGGATATATTAGATCGAAAATTAATTGAGAAATTGCACGCGGATTGTTTGGAAGCAGTAAGCGAGAATGGTAGTTCTAGTAAGGCGTTGGCGCAATTGGTGAACAAATTGACGGAGTGA